Proteins found in one Tsukamurella paurometabola DSM 20162 genomic segment:
- the ald gene encoding alanine dehydrogenase: MRVGIPTEIKNNEYRVAITPGGVAELAKHGHDVLIEDGAGTGSAISNDDFAAAGARIVPSADDVWGEADLLLKVKEPIAPEYARMRADQTIFTYLHLAASRPCTDALLASKTTSIAYETVQLADGSLPLLAPMSEVAGRLAPQVGSYHLMRSKGGRGVLMGGVPGTAPAKVTVLGGGVSGINAAQIAAGMGADVTVFDLDVRKMRAVNAQFGGRVHTSYSTSLALEEAVVESDLVIGAVLIPGAAAPKLVSTDLVHRMRPGAVLVDIAIDQGGCFADSRPTTHDDPTFTVGETVFYCVANMPGAVPRTSTFALTGATLPYVLRIADKGWRGACTDDPALAAGLSTHDGELLNASVGDALGIAAKSPESVLG, translated from the coding sequence ATGCGGGTCGGAATCCCCACCGAGATCAAGAACAACGAGTACCGCGTGGCGATCACGCCGGGCGGTGTCGCCGAACTCGCCAAGCACGGCCATGACGTGCTCATCGAGGACGGTGCCGGCACCGGCTCGGCGATCAGCAACGACGACTTCGCCGCCGCGGGCGCCCGTATCGTGCCGTCGGCCGACGACGTGTGGGGCGAGGCCGACCTCCTGCTCAAGGTGAAAGAGCCGATCGCACCCGAATACGCCCGGATGCGGGCCGATCAGACGATCTTCACCTACCTGCACCTGGCCGCGTCGCGCCCCTGCACCGATGCCCTGCTCGCCTCGAAGACCACCTCGATCGCCTACGAGACGGTGCAACTGGCCGACGGTTCGCTCCCGCTCCTGGCCCCGATGTCGGAAGTGGCAGGACGACTCGCCCCGCAGGTGGGCAGCTACCACCTGATGCGCTCGAAGGGCGGCCGCGGCGTGCTCATGGGCGGTGTCCCCGGAACCGCACCCGCGAAGGTCACCGTGCTCGGCGGCGGGGTCTCCGGCATCAACGCCGCGCAGATCGCCGCGGGCATGGGCGCCGACGTCACCGTTTTCGACCTCGACGTCCGCAAGATGCGGGCGGTCAACGCGCAGTTCGGCGGTCGGGTGCACACCAGCTACTCAACCTCGCTCGCACTGGAGGAGGCGGTCGTCGAGTCCGATCTGGTGATCGGCGCCGTGCTGATCCCGGGCGCTGCCGCGCCGAAGTTGGTCTCCACCGATCTGGTGCACCGGATGCGGCCGGGGGCCGTGCTCGTGGACATCGCGATCGACCAGGGCGGCTGCTTCGCCGACTCGCGCCCCACCACCCATGACGATCCCACGTTCACTGTCGGCGAGACGGTCTTCTACTGCGTGGCGAACATGCCCGGAGCCGTGCCGCGGACGTCCACCTTCGCGCTCACCGGCGCCACGCTGCCGTACGTGCTGCGGATCGCCGACAAGGGCTGGCGCGGAGCGTGCACCGACGATCCGGCGCTCGCGGCCGGCCTGTCCACCCACGATGGCGAATTGCTCAACGCCAGCGTCGGCGATGCCCTCGGCATTGCGGCGAAGTCGCCGGAGTCGGTGCTGGGCTGA
- a CDS encoding purine-cytosine permease family protein, which produces MADATQDGLSGHLTTPEFATGPETRGIELVPDTERGGSPRSLVCVWATPSVSFLSISVGATLVAGLGLSLLQVLVTAIIASSGWVLVGLIAVSGPVSGTSSSVITRAVYGVRGNKLVVGLYGWLLAAVYISLSWSAASLNGMGLLGRFGAHGSTLSTLAVIVVIVAVTSVLAVYGHGLIVASYPYVIGGVTVVLAVSAAFMDPYADLSYRPAEPLSGLALAGAMTIGATILVSTPLSFINSPDLARYLPADTAPWRTGTATALGGAIPGIATTMVGALLATAPQFDMVGDPMGAFSVGLPTWLFAVFTLAVIASAVALNAMTMYSAGLSLQALGIPIRRIPSTVIIAAIGAALTGVSIVARDFTTAVSALLQLVVIAAGPLIAVFATDVLLRRNRYNGAALLDDSPGSPFWFRRGFRGAGVISLIAGGAASSLCVNTTVVVGPVAALTGLDLSVPAGLLVASGCYALLYRADGTAGAAAVPIPHPRRQDER; this is translated from the coding sequence ATGGCGGATGCCACGCAGGACGGACTGTCCGGCCATCTGACGACCCCGGAGTTCGCCACCGGGCCCGAGACGCGGGGAATCGAGCTGGTCCCGGACACGGAACGCGGGGGCAGCCCTCGCTCGCTGGTGTGCGTCTGGGCCACGCCGAGCGTCAGCTTCCTATCGATCTCGGTGGGTGCGACGTTGGTCGCCGGTCTCGGGCTCAGCCTGCTCCAGGTGCTCGTCACCGCGATCATCGCGTCGAGCGGATGGGTGCTGGTCGGCCTCATCGCCGTGAGCGGTCCGGTGTCCGGGACCTCCAGTTCGGTGATCACCCGCGCGGTATACGGAGTGCGGGGCAACAAGCTGGTCGTGGGCCTCTACGGCTGGCTGCTCGCCGCCGTCTACATCTCGCTGTCGTGGTCGGCCGCATCGCTCAACGGTATGGGGCTGCTCGGCCGGTTCGGGGCGCACGGATCGACCCTGTCCACCCTCGCGGTGATCGTGGTGATCGTCGCCGTGACCAGCGTGCTCGCGGTCTACGGGCACGGGCTGATCGTCGCCTCGTACCCCTACGTCATCGGCGGTGTCACGGTGGTACTGGCGGTGTCCGCCGCGTTCATGGATCCCTACGCGGACCTCTCCTACCGGCCGGCCGAACCCCTCTCCGGACTCGCCCTCGCCGGGGCGATGACGATCGGCGCCACGATCCTCGTGTCCACACCGCTGTCCTTCATCAACAGCCCCGATCTCGCTCGCTACCTGCCCGCGGATACGGCACCGTGGCGAACCGGTACCGCAACGGCGCTCGGTGGCGCGATCCCCGGCATCGCGACCACGATGGTGGGTGCTCTGCTTGCCACCGCTCCGCAATTCGACATGGTCGGCGATCCGATGGGTGCGTTCAGTGTGGGCCTGCCGACCTGGCTGTTCGCGGTCTTCACGCTCGCGGTGATCGCGAGCGCCGTCGCCCTGAATGCGATGACCATGTACAGCGCCGGCCTATCGCTGCAGGCGCTGGGGATCCCGATCCGCCGGATCCCGTCGACGGTGATCATCGCCGCGATCGGCGCCGCTCTCACCGGCGTGTCGATCGTGGCCCGCGACTTCACCACCGCCGTGTCGGCATTGTTGCAGCTCGTCGTCATCGCCGCCGGGCCGCTCATCGCCGTCTTCGCGACAGATGTCCTGCTGCGCCGCAACCGCTACAACGGGGCGGCGCTCCTGGACGATTCGCCCGGCAGCCCGTTCTGGTTCCGCCGGGGATTCCGCGGCGCCGGGGTGATCAGTCTGATCGCCGGCGGTGCGGCGTCGAGCCTGTGCGTCAACACCACGGTCGTGGTCGGGCCGGTCGCCGCGCTGACGGGCCTGGACCTGTCCGTCCCGGCCGGACTCCTCGTGGCTTCGGGCTGCTACGCCCTGCTGTACCGGGCTGACGGCACCGCCGGTGCCGCCGCCGTACCGATACCCCATCCCCGACGTCAGGACGAACGATGA
- a CDS encoding GNAT family N-acetyltransferase, which produces MKCSTDRPLFRATENTPFTAFVADDPKDIELAQALRYDAFSTELGAPLPGAVISERLGRPIDVDRFDAYSSHLLVRHEPTQRIVGCYRVILPAPRGQREVFTETMFDLSPSFAAMSDEVAEWGRATIDADFRGGAVSMLLRISLLEFYERSGFQYAMGCMSVRMDDGVHPRGALIRATQGFVDDTDSRTVGDLYAVPRRPVDVAGVPLAQLPRPAGTVEELVPPTIPTAIRYGGLICGDPSYDPDFDMADFLVLFDAERLRARGCMDDVRALVAVL; this is translated from the coding sequence ATGAAGTGCAGCACCGATCGACCGCTGTTCCGCGCCACGGAGAACACCCCCTTCACGGCCTTCGTCGCCGACGATCCGAAGGACATCGAACTCGCGCAAGCGCTGCGCTATGACGCCTTCTCGACCGAGCTCGGCGCGCCGCTGCCCGGGGCGGTGATCAGTGAGCGGCTGGGCCGCCCGATCGATGTGGACCGGTTCGACGCGTACAGCTCCCATCTTCTGGTGCGTCACGAACCCACCCAGCGCATCGTCGGCTGCTACCGCGTGATCCTGCCCGCGCCGCGTGGGCAACGAGAGGTGTTCACCGAGACCATGTTCGACCTCAGCCCGAGTTTCGCGGCGATGTCCGACGAGGTCGCCGAATGGGGGCGTGCCACCATCGATGCCGATTTCCGTGGCGGTGCCGTCTCCATGCTGCTGCGGATCTCGTTGCTCGAGTTCTACGAGCGCTCCGGCTTCCAGTACGCGATGGGATGCATGTCGGTACGGATGGACGACGGCGTGCATCCGCGCGGCGCCCTGATCCGCGCCACCCAGGGATTCGTCGACGACACCGACAGCCGCACCGTCGGTGACCTCTACGCGGTGCCGCGCCGCCCCGTCGACGTGGCCGGAGTGCCGCTCGCGCAGTTGCCGCGGCCCGCGGGCACGGTCGAGGAGCTGGTGCCGCCCACCATCCCGACCGCCATCCGCTACGGCGGCCTGATCTGCGGCGATCCATCGTACGATCCTGACTTCGACATGGCCGACTTCCTCGTGTTGTTCGATGCCGAGCGGCTTCGCGCGCGCGGCTGCATGGACGACGTGCGCGCCCTGGTGGCCGTGCTGTGA
- a CDS encoding lysine N(6)-hydroxylase/L-ornithine N(5)-oxygenase family protein, which translates to MRSTSGVGVEGHARHKTAAESDGVFDVVGIGFGPANLAFAIAVEESGAPLEMVFLERRARFQWHPGMLLPGTTMQISFLKDLATLRNPHSTFSFVSYLAERGRLVDFVNRATLTPERAEFADYLAWAAARFDAVVDYGREVVEVREADGDAPARFAVRHRGPDGEEHTVWARAVVVARGLEAVLPDWAVDNAGGGRVFHAIELLDRVPDLRRRLGGALDAGRFLVVGGGQSAAEVAAYLHDQGAAVDVVFRGFGLAAVEESPFVNQIFDPAVVDEFQTAPPHVRDDLLRRHANTNYGAVEQALTDDLFARWYRERVSGEHRLRVHRTSEVIACAPADDGLLDVGIRSTITGDERTAPFDAIICATGFRPAGLRGLTGVAPDGAEVRVARSHRAVIDGREIPGLYVQGADLNGHGLATTLLSNAAVRAGEITADLSHELNHPEGP; encoded by the coding sequence ATGCGATCAACATCGGGGGTGGGTGTCGAGGGGCACGCGCGCCATAAGACAGCGGCCGAGAGCGACGGTGTCTTCGATGTGGTGGGAATCGGTTTCGGTCCGGCCAACCTCGCCTTTGCGATCGCGGTCGAGGAATCCGGCGCTCCGTTGGAGATGGTGTTCCTCGAACGACGCGCCCGTTTCCAATGGCATCCGGGAATGCTGCTCCCCGGTACCACGATGCAGATCAGCTTCCTCAAGGATCTCGCCACGCTGCGCAACCCGCACAGCACATTCTCCTTCGTCTCCTACCTGGCCGAGCGCGGCAGACTGGTGGACTTCGTCAACCGCGCCACGCTGACTCCCGAACGCGCCGAGTTCGCGGACTACCTCGCCTGGGCAGCGGCCCGGTTCGATGCAGTGGTCGACTACGGCCGCGAGGTGGTGGAGGTGCGCGAAGCCGACGGGGACGCGCCGGCCCGGTTCGCAGTGCGCCACCGCGGCCCCGACGGCGAGGAGCACACCGTCTGGGCGCGCGCGGTGGTCGTGGCCCGCGGTCTGGAGGCCGTCTTGCCGGACTGGGCGGTCGACAACGCCGGCGGCGGCCGCGTCTTCCACGCGATCGAGCTCCTCGATCGCGTGCCCGATCTTCGGCGCAGGCTGGGCGGGGCGCTCGACGCAGGCCGGTTCCTCGTCGTCGGCGGCGGCCAGTCGGCGGCGGAGGTCGCCGCGTACCTCCACGATCAGGGCGCGGCAGTCGATGTGGTGTTCCGTGGGTTCGGCCTCGCGGCGGTCGAGGAGAGCCCGTTCGTGAACCAGATCTTCGATCCGGCCGTAGTCGACGAGTTCCAGACCGCCCCGCCGCACGTGCGCGATGACCTGCTACGCAGGCATGCGAACACCAACTACGGCGCCGTCGAACAGGCGCTCACCGATGACCTCTTCGCCCGCTGGTACCGCGAACGGGTCAGCGGCGAACACCGCCTGCGGGTGCATCGCACCAGTGAGGTGATCGCCTGCGCCCCAGCCGACGACGGGCTCCTCGATGTCGGGATCCGCAGCACCATCACCGGCGACGAACGGACCGCGCCGTTCGATGCGATCATCTGTGCCACCGGATTTCGTCCCGCGGGCCTGCGTGGCCTCACCGGTGTGGCGCCCGACGGTGCCGAGGTGCGGGTCGCCCGTTCGCACCGCGCCGTGATCGACGGCCGCGAGATTCCCGGCCTCTATGTTCAGGGAGCCGACCTCAACGGACATGGCCTCGCCACCACCTTGCTCTCCAATGCCGCCGTCCGCGCCGGGGAGATCACAGCCGACCTCAGCCACGAACTCAACCACCCGGAGGGGCCATGA
- a CDS encoding amidohydrolase produces MTTTIFHNATVFTSEPDGGVADAFAVTDGVFGSVGGLDQVRASVEGEADEVDLQGRFVAPGFIDSHVHIHGLGTSLRGVQLRDCSTLAQIQSRLVDWRAAHPDEPRVIGSGWFFSAVDGGAPTAAMIDEVLPDVPVYLEANDFHSTWVNAAALAEAGVGPDTADPIGGAIARDAEGNPTGMLYETAGMLYGRDYASGLQSADDHRDAVEAAFRAYLRSGVTGATDMALSDIEIAALRGVLARDGRLPFPLTGHVLLIAHDDPAQNLAQVDRVVALRDELESTGESAWFSVGGVKIIMDGVIDACTAAMRRPYADGSNAEPIWSAERLTPVALAADAAGLQIAVHAIGDRTSEIAVDILEECARSAAGPSGEPRHRLEHLETVTDRTIARMAALGIIASLQPVHSDPAIMDNWKAVLGDGRKEQGFPWQKFRDADVPIALGTDAPTAPHEALANLYIALTGGSALAPTLPPYHPERAFTRGEALRALTAGGAYAGRIDTAAGRIRRGLQANFVVLDIDLLEADPRELLDATVRATYVLGEVAYSRTATPGGGA; encoded by the coding sequence ATGACGACCACCATTTTCCACAACGCGACGGTATTCACCTCGGAGCCGGACGGCGGCGTCGCCGATGCCTTCGCCGTCACCGACGGGGTGTTCGGCTCGGTAGGCGGTCTCGACCAGGTGCGTGCGTCCGTGGAAGGCGAGGCCGACGAGGTCGACCTCCAGGGGCGATTCGTGGCACCCGGGTTCATCGATTCCCATGTGCACATTCATGGATTGGGCACATCCCTGCGTGGGGTGCAACTACGAGACTGCTCCACGCTCGCCCAGATCCAGTCGCGGCTCGTGGACTGGCGCGCGGCCCACCCCGATGAACCGCGGGTGATCGGCAGTGGTTGGTTCTTCAGCGCGGTCGACGGCGGTGCACCGACCGCGGCGATGATCGACGAAGTTCTTCCTGATGTGCCGGTCTATTTGGAAGCCAACGATTTTCACTCCACATGGGTCAATGCGGCCGCGCTCGCCGAGGCCGGGGTCGGGCCCGACACCGCCGATCCGATCGGTGGTGCCATTGCTCGCGACGCCGAGGGAAACCCGACCGGGATGCTGTACGAGACCGCGGGGATGCTGTACGGCAGGGACTACGCGAGCGGCCTACAGAGCGCGGACGACCATAGGGACGCGGTCGAGGCCGCGTTCCGTGCCTATCTCCGGTCCGGTGTCACGGGTGCGACCGATATGGCGCTGTCCGACATCGAGATCGCCGCTCTGCGCGGTGTGCTCGCGCGCGATGGACGGCTCCCGTTCCCGCTCACCGGGCACGTCCTGCTCATCGCGCACGACGATCCGGCGCAGAACCTCGCCCAGGTCGACCGGGTGGTCGCCCTCCGGGATGAACTCGAGTCCACCGGTGAATCCGCATGGTTCTCGGTGGGCGGAGTGAAGATCATCATGGACGGCGTGATCGACGCGTGTACCGCGGCGATGCGGCGCCCGTACGCGGACGGGAGCAATGCCGAGCCGATCTGGAGCGCCGAACGGCTCACACCGGTCGCGCTGGCAGCCGATGCGGCGGGCCTGCAGATCGCCGTGCACGCGATCGGCGATCGAACCAGCGAGATCGCCGTCGACATCCTGGAGGAGTGCGCCCGCTCTGCAGCAGGTCCGTCAGGCGAACCGCGCCATCGACTCGAGCACCTCGAGACCGTCACCGACCGCACGATCGCGCGTATGGCGGCGCTGGGAATCATCGCGTCTTTGCAACCGGTGCACAGTGATCCGGCGATCATGGACAACTGGAAAGCAGTCCTGGGGGATGGTCGGAAGGAGCAGGGATTCCCGTGGCAGAAGTTCCGCGACGCCGACGTCCCCATCGCATTGGGCACCGATGCGCCGACCGCCCCGCACGAAGCGCTGGCCAACCTGTACATCGCGCTGACCGGAGGATCGGCTCTCGCGCCCACCCTGCCTCCGTACCACCCCGAGCGCGCCTTCACCCGCGGCGAGGCGCTGCGAGCGCTCACCGCGGGAGGCGCTTACGCGGGACGTATCGATACGGCGGCGGGGCGCATCCGCCGGGGGCTGCAAGCGAACTTCGTCGTGCTCGACATCGACCTGCTCGAAGCGGATCCTCGAGAACTCCTCGACGCGACAGTCCGCGCCACCTACGTTCTCGGCGAGGTCGCCTACTCGCGTACCGCCACCCCCGGGGGCGGCGCCTAG
- a CDS encoding pirin family protein → MSESRVIRAADRTHWRGEGLYTRQSMPFTGNFDLGANAHGQLLVHNDDLVDPGSGVDRHFHRDAEIVTWVVTGEIHHDDSSGSTGLVRAGQVQAMSAGTGVNHREQNPRATGTVARVIQMWLPPNEPGGEPEYRTADVALGGRGLVTVASGIAGHSPAVTIGNDAAALYGARLGAGEDVILPAAPFGHLFVVTGTIETDGERLTEGDALRSVDAGESRVRAAEPAEILFWEMHVQARSAIR, encoded by the coding sequence GTGAGCGAAAGCAGGGTCATCCGCGCCGCCGACCGCACGCACTGGCGAGGGGAGGGGCTCTATACCCGGCAGTCGATGCCGTTCACGGGGAACTTCGATCTGGGAGCGAACGCCCACGGACAGTTGTTGGTGCACAACGACGATCTGGTAGACCCCGGTTCGGGTGTCGACCGCCACTTCCACCGTGACGCCGAGATCGTGACCTGGGTGGTGACCGGAGAGATCCACCACGACGATTCCTCGGGGTCGACGGGGCTCGTCCGCGCCGGGCAGGTCCAGGCCATGAGCGCCGGCACCGGCGTCAACCACCGGGAGCAGAACCCCCGTGCCACGGGCACCGTCGCTCGGGTGATCCAGATGTGGCTGCCGCCCAACGAGCCCGGAGGCGAGCCCGAGTACCGCACCGCGGACGTCGCGCTCGGCGGGCGCGGGTTGGTCACCGTGGCCTCCGGTATCGCCGGGCACAGCCCGGCGGTGACCATCGGTAACGACGCGGCGGCGCTGTACGGGGCCCGGCTCGGCGCCGGCGAGGACGTGATCCTCCCTGCGGCCCCCTTCGGCCACCTGTTCGTGGTCACCGGGACGATCGAGACCGACGGTGAGCGGCTCACCGAGGGAGACGCGCTCCGATCCGTCGATGCGGGGGAGTCCCGGGTGCGCGCCGCCGAACCCGCGGAGATCCTGTTCTGGGAGATGCACGTCCAGGCTCGCTCCGCCATCCGCTGA
- a CDS encoding MGH1-like glycoside hydrolase domain-containing protein, with translation MSETDPTAEHRRLAESPGPDGAWRLWGPYLSGRQWGTVREDYSADGDAWASFGFEQAHRRAYRWGEDGLGGICDRYGFLNLAVGLWNHNDPILKERLFGLTNAQGNHGEDVKEYWWPLDGTPTHSWMHWMYRYPQAEYPYQRLRDENAARDRSQREFELADTGILADNRFFDVHVRYAKAAPDDICVEIEAVNHGPSPAPLDLLPQLWLRNTWAWGHDDRRGEIALLRQPELATGGLAAVRVTHQWLGEYYLAAEGTPQVLFCDNETDGVELFGNATNASPYPKDAINKRIVGGDESAVNPEGRGTKAALWYRFASVSPGASVRVRLRLSHQAPSLDTFGPGFDAVLRDRRGEADEFYDTVIHADVTGEDRTVARRAYAGMLWNKQLYRYDVESWLQGDSVVDPSPPERSDPGRRNTTWKHFSLADVISMPDEWEYPWFAAWDLAFHCIPLAHIDPEFAKEQLVLMCREWAMHPNGQLPAYEWEFGDVNPPVHAWAAWHVYRIDGWRDQDFLVRVFTKLLLNFSWWVNSKGSDDAGVFEGGFLGMDNIGFFNRSAPLPPGFRLEQSDATSWMAFYCQQMFKIALELSRHDPAWQDCATKFLEHFLQISRATYNFGSHGLSLWDDEDGFFYDVLVRPDGTAQPMRVRSMVGLLPILGATDVPSWIEHKCPDVTSRLNWLRQRRPELVEPLLDSIGEGGERKMLLSLVNPDRLRRVLERMFDPAEFLAPFGIRSLSKAEQQVTEDVEGNSVSIAYEPGESTTGMYGGNSNWRGPVWFPVNVLLADKLRTYGRHFGDAFTIAVPTGSDNLCTLEEAADIIDGGLVGLFRPVARPDGGGARRPADAARIEGSDNPLWAEHPTFYEYFDGDTGEGLGATHQTGWTGLVAHLHNPRLPMEPPASDSPVYRPGTAEST, from the coding sequence GTGAGCGAGACCGATCCGACTGCCGAACACCGCCGCCTCGCGGAGAGTCCCGGACCCGACGGGGCCTGGCGCCTGTGGGGCCCGTACCTCTCCGGGCGCCAGTGGGGCACCGTCCGGGAGGACTACAGTGCCGATGGCGACGCCTGGGCCAGCTTCGGATTCGAACAGGCGCACCGTCGGGCCTATCGCTGGGGCGAGGACGGCCTCGGCGGGATCTGCGATCGGTACGGCTTCCTCAACCTTGCCGTCGGACTCTGGAACCACAACGATCCGATCCTCAAGGAGCGCCTGTTCGGTCTCACCAACGCTCAGGGCAATCACGGCGAGGACGTCAAGGAGTATTGGTGGCCCCTGGACGGAACGCCTACCCACAGCTGGATGCACTGGATGTACCGCTATCCGCAGGCCGAGTACCCCTACCAACGGCTCCGGGACGAGAACGCCGCCCGAGACCGCAGCCAACGCGAGTTCGAACTCGCCGACACCGGCATTCTCGCCGACAACCGTTTCTTCGACGTCCACGTCCGTTACGCCAAGGCCGCCCCTGACGACATCTGCGTCGAGATCGAGGCGGTCAACCATGGGCCGTCTCCCGCGCCACTCGATCTCCTGCCGCAGTTGTGGCTCCGTAATACCTGGGCCTGGGGGCACGACGACCGCCGCGGGGAGATCGCTCTGCTGCGCCAGCCCGAGCTCGCGACCGGAGGGCTCGCGGCCGTCCGCGTGACTCATCAGTGGCTCGGCGAATATTACCTCGCAGCGGAGGGGACACCGCAGGTTCTCTTCTGCGACAACGAGACCGATGGGGTGGAGCTGTTCGGTAACGCTACGAACGCCTCGCCGTACCCGAAGGACGCGATCAACAAGCGGATCGTCGGCGGTGATGAATCCGCGGTCAACCCTGAGGGGCGCGGTACCAAGGCGGCGCTCTGGTACCGGTTCGCGAGTGTATCGCCGGGCGCGAGCGTACGGGTGCGGCTGCGGCTGTCGCATCAGGCGCCGTCGCTCGATACCTTCGGGCCCGGATTCGACGCGGTGCTGCGTGACCGGCGTGGGGAGGCCGACGAGTTCTACGACACCGTGATCCACGCGGACGTGACCGGCGAGGACCGCACCGTTGCGCGCCGCGCCTACGCCGGGATGCTGTGGAACAAGCAGCTCTACCGGTACGACGTGGAGAGTTGGCTGCAGGGCGACTCGGTGGTCGACCCATCGCCGCCCGAACGATCAGACCCCGGCCGCCGGAACACCACCTGGAAACACTTCTCGCTGGCCGATGTGATCTCGATGCCCGACGAATGGGAGTACCCCTGGTTCGCCGCCTGGGACCTGGCATTCCACTGCATACCGTTGGCCCACATCGATCCCGAGTTCGCCAAGGAGCAACTGGTATTGATGTGCCGAGAATGGGCGATGCACCCCAACGGACAACTTCCCGCGTACGAATGGGAATTCGGCGATGTCAATCCGCCGGTGCACGCGTGGGCCGCCTGGCACGTCTATCGCATCGATGGCTGGCGTGATCAGGACTTCCTGGTGCGTGTGTTCACCAAACTGCTGCTGAACTTCTCCTGGTGGGTCAACAGCAAGGGATCCGACGACGCCGGCGTCTTCGAGGGCGGTTTCCTCGGTATGGACAACATCGGCTTCTTCAACCGGTCCGCTCCGTTGCCGCCCGGCTTCCGGCTGGAACAGTCCGATGCGACCAGCTGGATGGCCTTCTACTGCCAGCAGATGTTCAAGATCGCTCTGGAGCTCTCACGCCACGATCCGGCGTGGCAGGACTGTGCCACCAAGTTCCTGGAGCACTTCCTGCAGATCTCCCGCGCCACCTACAATTTCGGCTCCCACGGCCTGTCGCTCTGGGATGACGAAGACGGCTTCTTCTACGACGTATTGGTACGCCCGGACGGCACCGCGCAGCCGATGCGGGTGCGCTCGATGGTGGGCCTGCTGCCGATCCTCGGCGCTACCGACGTGCCCTCCTGGATCGAGCACAAGTGCCCCGATGTGACCTCGCGGTTGAACTGGCTGCGCCAGCGCCGACCGGAGTTGGTAGAACCTTTGCTCGACAGCATCGGCGAGGGCGGCGAGCGGAAAATGCTGCTGTCCCTGGTGAACCCCGACCGGCTGCGGCGAGTACTGGAGCGCATGTTCGATCCGGCCGAGTTCCTCGCGCCCTTCGGGATTCGTTCGCTGTCGAAGGCGGAGCAACAGGTGACGGAAGACGTGGAGGGCAATTCGGTTTCGATCGCCTATGAGCCGGGCGAATCGACCACCGGCATGTACGGAGGAAACTCGAACTGGCGCGGCCCCGTCTGGTTCCCGGTGAACGTGCTGCTCGCCGACAAGTTGCGGACCTACGGTCGCCACTTCGGCGACGCTTTCACCATCGCCGTTCCGACCGGATCGGACAATCTGTGCACGCTGGAGGAGGCCGCGGACATCATCGACGGGGGACTGGTCGGGCTGTTCCGGCCCGTCGCCCGGCCCGACGGTGGTGGTGCGCGCCGGCCCGCCGACGCGGCACGGATCGAGGGCAGTGACAACCCGCTCTGGGCCGAGCATCCGACGTTCTACGAGTACTTCGACGGCGATACCGGGGAAGGGCTCGGTGCGACTCATCAGACCGGATGGACCGGACTCGTCGCGCATTTGCACAACCCTCGTCTACCTATGGAGCCACCCGCATCGGATTCACCGGTGTATCGGCCGGGAACTGCCGAGTCCACCTAA
- a CDS encoding Lrp/AsnC family transcriptional regulator, with protein MGVEDSQNSAYRPPLPNDRRPLLDEVDRRILLVLQRDGRVANATLADEVGLAPSTVHTRVRRLVDAGVIRGFYADVDPAAVGRPLRAMISVRLRSTARHRIRQFVESVIDLPPVIDAYFLAGGDDYVLHVAAIDTDDLRHLVEHLSAREEIAGTNTSLVFEHVRGSAPL; from the coding sequence ATGGGTGTCGAAGATTCTCAGAACTCCGCGTACCGCCCGCCGCTGCCGAATGATCGTCGCCCCCTGCTCGACGAGGTGGACCGACGCATTCTGCTGGTACTCCAGCGCGACGGGAGGGTCGCGAACGCGACATTGGCCGACGAGGTCGGGTTGGCGCCGTCCACGGTGCATACGCGAGTACGGCGCCTCGTGGATGCGGGGGTGATCCGCGGCTTCTACGCCGATGTCGATCCGGCGGCGGTCGGCCGCCCGCTCCGGGCCATGATCTCCGTGCGGCTGCGGTCGACGGCGAGGCATCGGATCCGACAGTTCGTGGAGTCGGTGATCGACCTGCCGCCGGTGATCGATGCCTACTTCCTCGCCGGCGGCGACGACTACGTGTTGCATGTCGCCGCGATCGACACCGACGATCTGCGACATCTGGTCGAACATCTCAGTGCGCGCGAGGAGATCGCGGGTACGAACACCTCTCTGGTGTTCGAGCACGTCCGCGGGTCCGCACCGCTCTGA